The following are encoded in a window of Pristis pectinata isolate sPriPec2 chromosome 1, sPriPec2.1.pri, whole genome shotgun sequence genomic DNA:
- the LOC127572971 gene encoding sterile alpha motif domain-containing protein 15-like has protein sequence MAEARARAEYPCGSECRCGCHPLEEPRCLHWQERQVAQWVEKLGFPQYMDCFISNKISGRKLIFVNCSTLPSIGITDFEHMKVISHEIQKLLDIKEPLWSRSISHHHRDPMGLFLERKAPTGPKADALTLEEFLKELDTRISSEIPRRRI, from the exons ATGGCGGAGGCCCGGGCCCGGGCCGAGTACCCGTGCGGCAGCGAGTGTCGCTGCGGCTGCCACCCGCTGGAGGAGCCGCGCTGCCTGCACTGGCAGGAGAGGCAGGTGGCCCAGTGGGTGGAGAAGCTGGGCTTCCCGCAGTacatg GATTGTTTCATTTCAAACAAAATCTCAGGCAGGAAACTCATTTTCGTCAACTGCTCCACCCTACCCAGTATAGGAATCACAGACTTCGAGCACATGAAG GTGATCTCCCATGAGATTCAGAAGCTACTAGATATCAAAGAGCCTCTCTGGAGTCGCAGCATTTCCCACCATCACAGGGATCCCATGGGCTTGTTTCTAGAGCGCAAGGCTCCAACAGGACCCAAGGCTGACGCGCTGACGTTGGAAGAATTCCTGAAAGAGCTGGATACCCGAATTTCTTCCGAAATCCCTCGGAGAAGAATCTAA
- the noxred1 gene encoding NADP-dependent oxidoreductase domain-containing protein 1, with translation MHLGVHCTYDNQQLAASVDVFFLCCQLFQLMWFPPRSGAHISKTCIVYSLVTAVPARRLQHLLGHSQYSEATVYLPRRSVALSVGKNKNIVEGLLVQEVVEETSPFKDKIPSPGSTCLLCLHGTRPSQGSLTCTRDCSSISASCTA, from the exons ATGCATCTGGGAGTCCACTGTACCTATGACAACCAACAACTGGCTGCTTCTGTGGATGTGTTCTTTCTCTGCTGTCAGCTATTTCAACTaatgtggtttcctcccagatccggggcccacatctcaaagacctgCATTGTGTACAGCCTGGTGACTGCAGTCCCTGCACGGAG gCTCCAGCATCTCCTGGGGCACAGCCAATATAGTGAGGCCACAGTATATCTTCCAAGGAGGTCCGTGGCATTATCTGTgggaaagaataaaaatattgttGAAGGTCTGCTTGTTCAGGAAGTGGTCGAAGAAACAAGTCCGTTTAAAGACAAAA TCCCTTCCCCTGGATCGACTTGTCTTCTGTGTCTGCACGGGACACGCCCCTCACAAGGTTCTTTAACTTGCACCCGCGATTGCAGCAGCATTTCAGCTTCGTGTACCGCATGA